In Amaranthus tricolor cultivar Red isolate AtriRed21 chromosome 3, ASM2621246v1, whole genome shotgun sequence, a single window of DNA contains:
- the LOC130808263 gene encoding WRKY transcription factor 42-like — protein sequence MEYHHTITNDDHDNNNNNNHNIPKQIDFFSLSNCSSEEISKQDNNITTFQHDYDDDDHINTKLELRVAPSIDYMEKSATNNSGGENLKRQYENNHTDEVVLLKEEIARQRVENQNLKNLVNQDNEDTNKISIKEDHGTTGMQTVINAEEPHQKIKKKARVCFRVSSKENMITDGCHWRKYGQKMAKGNPYPRAYYRCTMGTSCPVHKQARKVQRCPEDESILMTTYEGQHNHPLPTVAQPMANTISSAISMLLTGENTSSSFDQFLTPTILSPNDALPGLPGVATISASTPYPTIILDFTKQVNSQSTTQDSMGLMKFMQQLLGQSPQGNTNLPIVDLISVIKMALESDPNLISVLASSIASTIKAHFEGKKEDSMGDISENAMGEN from the exons ATGGAATATCATCATACAATTACAAATGATGatcatgataataataataataataatcataacatacCTAAACAAATAGATTTCTTTTCGCTCTCTAATTGTTCGTCTGAAGAAATATCAAAACaagataataatattactacttTCCAACacgattatgatgatgatgatcatatcAAT ACTAAATTAGAGCTTCGAGTTGCTCCAAGTATTGATTATATGGAGAAATCTGCTACTAATAATAGTGGAGGAGAAAATTTGAAGAGACAATATGAGAATAATCATACTGATGAG GTTGTACTTCTGAAAGAGGAGATAGCACGACAAAGAGTCGAGAATCAAAATTTGAAGAATTTAGTTAATCA AGATAATGAGGACACAAATAAAATCTCCATTAAAGAGGATCACGGAACAACTGGTATGCAAACAGTCATAAATGCTGAAGAGCCTCatcaaaaaatcaagaaaaaagcTCGAGTGTGCTTTCGGGTTTCCTCAAAAGAAAATATg ATAACTGATGGATGCCATTGGAGGAAATATGGTCAAAAAATGGCAAAAGGAAATCCATATCCACGAGCATACTATCGTTGTACCATGGGAACTTCTTGCCCCGTTCATAAACAGGCACGCAAA GTACAAAGATGTCCAGAAGACGAAAGCATTCTCATGACAACGTACGAGGGACAACACAACCATCCGTTACCTACCGTTGCTCAACCCATGGCTAATACAATATCATCTGCAATCTCAATGCTATTAACTGGCGAAAACACGTCAAGTTCATTCGATCAATTTCTTACCCCAACCATATTGTCACCCAATGATGCTCTTCCCGGCCTACCAGGCGTAGCCACAATCTCAGCATCGACTCCATATCCTACTATTATATTAGACTTCACTAAACAAGTAAACTCGCAATCGACAACACAAGATAGTATGGGCTTGATGAAATTTATGCAACAACTCTTAGGCCAAAGTCCCCAAGGTAATACTAATTTGCCTATTGTTGACCTAATAAGTGTTATTAAGATGGCTTTGGAATCAGATCCCAATTTAATCTCCGTATTAGCATCAAGCATTGCCTCGACAATTAAGGCACATTTTGAAGGTAAAAAAGAAGATAGTATGGGGGATATTAGTGAGAATGCTATGGGTGAGAATTAG
- the LOC130807234 gene encoding transcription factor DUO1-like, translating to MNIEKECLMKEMRSSKRYYYQNNSHNYNISSSSSSNEGEGKETVLRKGPWKEEEDQVLLKHVQKYGPCKWSSIRSKGLLQRTGKSCRLRWVNKLRPNLKNGCKFSKEEEKVVIEMQVEIGNKWARIATYLPGRTDNDVKNFWSSRQKRLARLLVSENNPRTKKRKSSAIHTANYSRVPKNCSTVGETSTNVQSQIISYPGSTDNNYPSIEPNNVTDCLQPIPLNQEYTDTNYPNLFLSEEEICFPSIPYNQTDLMFVPETQEIIDSLDYSFFYPFESSYRPAAFVNDGTHFPLCSYGGDLSGETTTASLKTDNLGITNCLWDDFPSDMFDHQFI from the exons atGAACATAGAGAAAGAGTGTTTAATGAAAGAAATGAGGAGCAGTAAGCGTTATTATTATCAAAACAACAGCCATAATTACAATATAAGTAGCAGTAGCAGCAGCAATGAAGGAGAAGGAAAAGAAACTGTTTTAAGAAAAGGGCCatggaaggaagaagaagatcaaGTTTTACTTAAACATGTTCAGAAATATGGTCCCTGTAAATGGAGCTCCATTCGATCCAAAGGCCTTCTTCAACGAACTGGCAAGTCTTGTCGTCTTCGTTGGGTTAATAAACTCCGACCCAATCTGAAAAA TGGGTGCAAATTTTCGAAAGAGGAAGAAAAAGTGGTGATAGAAATGCAGGTAGAAATAGGGAATAAATGGGCAAGAATTGCTACATATTTACCAGGAAGAACAGATAATGACGTCAAGAATTTTTGGAGTAGCAGGCAAAAAAGATTAGCAAGGCTTTTGGTGTCTGAAAATAATCCGCGTACTAAAAAGCGCAAATCTTCTGCTATTCATACTGCTAATTATTCtcgg gTGCCCAAGAATTGTTCAACGGTGGGAGAAACATCCACAAATGTTCAATCTCAGATCATATCATATCCAGGTTCAACAGACAACAATTATCCATCTATTGAACCCAACAATGTTACTGATTGCCTCCAACCAATTCCCTTAAACCAGGAGTACACCGATACTAATTACCCAAACTTGTTTTTATCAGAAGAAGAAATATGTTTCCCTTCCATTCCCTACAACCAAACAGATCTTATGTTTGTACCAGAAACACAGGAAATCATAGATAGTCTTGATTACAGCTTTTTTTACCCCTTTGAATCCTCATATAGACCAGCAGCATTTGTTAATGATGGGACCCACTTTCCCCTATGTTCTTATGGAGGTGACCTAAGTGGTGAAACAACAACAGCAAGTTTGAAGACTGATAATCTTGGTATTACAAATTGCTTATGGGATGACTTCCCATCAGACATGTTTGATCATCAGTTCATATAG